From Nitrospirota bacterium, the proteins below share one genomic window:
- the murF gene encoding UDP-N-acetylmuramoyl-tripeptide--D-alanyl-D-alanine ligase: MSLFTIEELLEVISVKVLAGRSENWLKRRIARLCTDSRSVRSGDLFVALKGERFDGHQFVEAALRQGAVGAIVEDRYRPVAADITNSSRQETKKAEPLLLGVRDTLFAYQQLAAHHRSRFTIPVVAVTGSNGKTTTKDMVAGVLARRWTVLKTEGNLNNRIGVPQTLFRLAPRHGAAVIEMGVDQKGQTTRLCEIVRPTIGLITNIGPDHLEFFGSLDASAQAKAELLDLLPPDGAVVLNADDPYFDYLASRARCRVVSFGLSPKADVRALDVRTDERKGAAFRLTLPGKARPAAVALRAHGAHNVSNTLAAAAVGHVLSLGGATIAQGLARFRPAAMRSQVAERNGVQVINDCYNANPASMKAAIQLLAELGSSRRTIAVLGDMLELGPETRALHQDVGAFLAERNISLLVACGALGRSLAEGARRGGMASDRILEVPDAGAAAVAVKSLVRKGDVVLVKASRGMKMEQVVQILTGSGRRPRKRR, from the coding sequence ATGTCGCTCTTCACCATCGAAGAATTGCTGGAAGTGATTAGCGTGAAAGTGCTCGCCGGGCGGAGCGAGAACTGGCTCAAACGGCGCATCGCGCGGCTCTGCACCGATTCCCGATCCGTCCGTTCCGGCGATCTCTTTGTCGCGTTGAAGGGAGAGCGGTTCGACGGCCATCAGTTTGTCGAAGCCGCACTCCGTCAGGGCGCGGTCGGGGCGATCGTCGAGGACCGCTATCGCCCTGTGGCCGCCGACATCACGAACTCCAGCCGGCAGGAGACGAAGAAGGCGGAGCCGCTACTGCTCGGCGTCCGGGACACCCTGTTCGCCTATCAGCAACTGGCCGCCCATCATCGCAGCCGCTTCACGATTCCCGTCGTCGCGGTCACCGGGAGCAACGGCAAGACCACCACCAAGGACATGGTCGCCGGCGTCCTGGCTCGGCGCTGGACGGTCCTGAAAACCGAAGGCAATTTGAACAACCGCATCGGAGTTCCGCAGACCTTGTTCCGTTTGGCGCCGCGGCATGGAGCCGCGGTGATCGAGATGGGCGTCGACCAGAAGGGGCAGACCACCAGGCTCTGCGAGATCGTACGGCCGACGATCGGGTTGATCACGAACATCGGCCCCGACCATTTGGAGTTCTTCGGCAGCCTGGACGCGTCGGCCCAGGCCAAAGCCGAATTGCTGGATCTGCTGCCGCCGGACGGCGCGGTCGTCCTGAACGCCGACGATCCCTACTTCGACTATCTCGCCTCGCGGGCCCGATGCCGAGTCGTGTCGTTCGGACTCTCGCCGAAGGCGGATGTGCGGGCCCTGGATGTGCGGACGGATGAGCGCAAGGGCGCCGCATTCCGGTTGACGCTTCCGGGCAAGGCCCGCCCTGCGGCGGTCGCGCTTCGGGCCCATGGGGCGCACAACGTCTCGAACACTTTGGCGGCGGCGGCGGTGGGCCACGTGCTGTCGCTGGGCGGCGCGACGATCGCGCAGGGATTGGCTCGGTTCCGCCCCGCAGCGATGCGGTCGCAGGTCGCCGAGCGCAACGGCGTGCAGGTCATCAACGACTGTTACAACGCCAATCCGGCATCGATGAAGGCGGCCATTCAATTGTTGGCTGAGCTCGGTTCTTCCAGGCGGACAATCGCGGTGTTGGGGGACATGCTCGAGCTGGGACCGGAAACCCGGGCGTTGCATCAAGACGTCGGCGCCTTTCTGGCGGAGCGGAACATTTCGCTGCTCGTCGCCTGCGGCGCGCTCGGACGGAGTCTCGCGGAGGGCGCGAGGCGGGGCGGAATGGCATCGGACCGTATCCTGGAGGTGCCGGACGCCGGCGCCGCGGCGGTTGCCGTGAAGTCTCTGGTCAGGAAAGGCGATGTCGTGCTGGTAAAAGCCTCGCGGGGCATGAAGATGGAGCAAGTCGTTCAGATCTTGACCGGATCGGGACGGAGGCCGCGCAAGAGGCGATGA
- the murD gene encoding UDP-N-acetylmuramoyl-L-alanine--D-glutamate ligase yields the protein MPAAKPNIANVATTVQDLAGKAVTVVGLARSGVAAARLLLAAGARVTVADRKERNELERALAELDSGAVTVRAGADYGSAFESPELIVISPGVPSRAGELQQARARGVQVIGELELASRFLTAPILAVTGTNGKSTTVTLIGEFLAASGKRVFVGGNIGTALSEAALAAYRTGGEASPYDFLVVEVSSFQLETVERFHPWVAALLNVTLDHMDRYESVDEYVATKARMFDNQTAGDYSLFNLDDERVARLRARTRAKALGFSRTRAIGEDFDGGTFLAGDLIVSTVTGRRQEVCRRTELKLLGAHNLENALAAVSFALLCGCPLDAVRRVLRTFPGLEHALEFVRERGGVRFVNDSKGTNVDATVKALESLDQPVWLIAGGRDKGADFSKLRQPVRARVKQVILIGEAAPRIQEALGEFDRVSHAATLREAVEVAARGASPGDVVLLSPACASFDMFADYQDRGRRFKALVNALP from the coding sequence ATGCCCGCCGCAAAGCCAAATATCGCGAACGTCGCAACCACGGTGCAGGACCTCGCCGGCAAAGCCGTCACAGTGGTCGGGCTGGCCAGGAGCGGGGTCGCTGCGGCCCGGTTGCTCCTCGCCGCCGGAGCGCGGGTGACCGTCGCGGACCGGAAGGAGCGGAACGAGCTGGAACGCGCGCTTGCCGAGCTGGATTCCGGCGCGGTCACGGTTCGAGCGGGGGCGGACTATGGATCGGCGTTCGAGTCGCCCGAACTGATCGTGATCAGCCCCGGCGTGCCGTCCCGCGCCGGCGAATTGCAACAAGCCCGCGCCCGCGGCGTGCAGGTCATCGGCGAACTCGAGCTGGCCTCCCGCTTTCTCACGGCGCCCATCCTGGCCGTGACGGGAACGAACGGGAAAAGCACCACGGTCACGTTGATCGGCGAGTTCCTGGCGGCAAGCGGCAAGCGGGTGTTCGTCGGGGGGAATATCGGAACGGCTCTGAGCGAGGCCGCGCTCGCGGCGTACCGGACGGGCGGGGAGGCATCTCCCTATGACTTTCTGGTCGTGGAAGTCTCCAGCTTCCAGTTGGAAACCGTCGAGCGCTTTCATCCCTGGGTGGCCGCGCTGCTGAACGTCACGTTGGATCACATGGACCGTTACGAGTCGGTGGATGAGTATGTCGCAACCAAGGCCAGGATGTTCGACAACCAAACGGCCGGCGATTATTCGCTGTTCAACCTCGACGACGAGCGAGTGGCGCGTCTGCGGGCTCGGACTCGCGCGAAGGCGCTCGGCTTTAGCCGGACCAGGGCGATCGGCGAGGACTTCGACGGCGGAACGTTTCTGGCAGGCGATCTGATCGTGTCCACGGTCACGGGACGGAGGCAGGAAGTCTGCCGGCGGACCGAGCTGAAACTGCTCGGCGCGCACAATCTCGAGAACGCGCTCGCGGCCGTCAGCTTCGCGCTGCTGTGCGGCTGTCCACTTGATGCGGTTCGCCGCGTGCTGCGGACCTTTCCCGGCCTCGAACATGCGTTGGAGTTCGTGCGCGAGCGCGGCGGCGTCCGGTTCGTGAACGACTCGAAGGGAACCAACGTCGATGCGACGGTGAAAGCGCTCGAAAGTCTGGACCAACCGGTCTGGCTCATCGCCGGCGGGCGCGACAAGGGCGCGGACTTTTCGAAACTTCGGCAGCCCGTACGGGCTCGCGTCAAACAGGTCATTCTGATCGGCGAGGCGGCGCCGCGTATTCAGGAAGCATTGGGGGAGTTCGATCGCGTGAGCCATGCCGCCACGCTGCGCGAAGCCGTGGAAGTAGCTGCGCGGGGAGCGAGCCCGGGGGACGTGGTGTTGCTCTCGCCGGCCTGCGCGAGCTTCGACATGTTCGCCGACTATCAGGACCGCGGCCGGCGGTTCAAGGCGCTGGTCAACGCATTACCATGA
- the mraY gene encoding phospho-N-acetylmuramoyl-pentapeptide-transferase: MLYNWLYPLHTEFSFLNVFRYLSFRIIYAAVTAFLIAFVLAPWLIRKLQEIKLGQQVRDDGPKRHLAKSGTPTMGGLLILFAVVLSTLLWADLTNRYVWLVVIATTGFGAVGFVDDYLKFVKTRSKGLTAAQKFTAQILVALGISLFLYSLPGYTTKLSVPFFKNFTPDLGWLYVPFAILVIVGASNAVNLTDGLDGLAIGPVMIAALAYTIVAYVTGNRIMSEYLLIPHIEGAGEIAVFTAAILGASLGFLWFNTYPASVFMGDVGSLPLGAALGTVAVISKHELLLLMVGGVFVIEAISVIFQVLSFKSRGKRIFLMAPIHHHFEMKGWEEPKVVVRLWIIAILLALLSLSTLKLR, encoded by the coding sequence ATGCTGTACAACTGGCTGTATCCCCTGCACACGGAATTTTCCTTCCTGAACGTCTTTCGCTATCTCAGCTTCCGCATCATCTATGCGGCGGTGACGGCGTTCTTGATCGCGTTCGTGCTGGCGCCCTGGCTCATCCGCAAGCTGCAGGAAATCAAATTGGGGCAACAGGTGAGGGACGACGGACCCAAACGGCACCTGGCGAAAAGCGGGACGCCGACCATGGGCGGTCTGCTGATTCTGTTCGCCGTCGTCCTCTCCACCTTGCTCTGGGCGGATCTCACCAACCGCTATGTGTGGCTGGTCGTCATCGCCACGACCGGCTTCGGCGCGGTCGGCTTCGTGGACGACTACCTCAAGTTCGTCAAGACCCGATCCAAGGGGCTCACCGCCGCGCAAAAATTCACCGCGCAGATCCTGGTCGCCTTGGGCATCAGCCTGTTCCTGTACTCCCTGCCGGGCTATACCACCAAGCTCAGCGTGCCCTTCTTCAAGAACTTCACGCCGGACTTGGGATGGCTGTACGTCCCCTTCGCGATCTTGGTCATCGTGGGCGCCTCCAACGCCGTCAACCTCACCGACGGCTTGGACGGCTTGGCCATTGGTCCCGTGATGATCGCCGCGCTGGCCTATACGATCGTGGCCTACGTGACCGGCAACCGGATCATGTCGGAATATCTGCTCATTCCGCATATCGAGGGCGCGGGCGAAATCGCCGTGTTCACGGCCGCGATTCTGGGAGCGAGCCTGGGGTTCCTCTGGTTCAACACGTATCCGGCGTCGGTCTTTATGGGCGATGTCGGCTCGCTGCCGTTGGGCGCGGCTCTGGGGACCGTGGCGGTGATCAGCAAGCATGAGCTGTTGTTGCTCATGGTCGGCGGTGTGTTCGTGATCGAGGCGATCTCCGTGATCTTCCAGGTCCTCTCTTTCAAGTCGCGGGGCAAGCGGATTTTTCTGATGGCGCCGATTCACCACCATTTCGAGATGAAGGGCTGGGAGGAGCCGAAAGTCGTGGTCCGACTGTGGATCATCGCGATCCTGCTCGCGCTGCTGAGCCTGAGCACGTTGAAGTTACGGTGA
- the murG gene encoding undecaprenyldiphospho-muramoylpentapeptide beta-N-acetylglucosaminyltransferase: MNIVIAAGGTGGHLYPAVALAREFLQRDPHTGILFVGTARGIESKVLAHEGFELRLIKAKPVMGRGFVQAATALLSLPIGICQSIGILCRRRADLVIGVGGYTSPAVLVAAFLLGIPRVILEPNASPGMANTVLGPFAQRVFLAFESAAGAFAPSKVRVVGTPIRRGFYEEGEGGTRCILRSNGSPARGERQARELAMSAESVSPSREPCAFRLLIFGGSQGAKAINSAMIEALPDLADMRERLAVTHQTGDADHTRVSAAYQTAGFRAEVVPFLYDMPRVLRAADLVVSRAGAITIAEVTACGRPAILIPLPQAIYNHQARNAQVMESAGAAVVLTQAELTGPKLARAIKELLQDPERLTRMSARSLAMGRTDAAAAIVKECYALTGGDHETDRSVGARST; the protein is encoded by the coding sequence ATGAACATCGTGATCGCGGCAGGCGGGACGGGCGGCCACCTCTATCCGGCCGTGGCCCTCGCCCGCGAATTCCTGCAGCGGGATCCGCACACCGGCATCCTCTTCGTCGGCACGGCGCGAGGCATCGAATCGAAGGTCTTGGCGCACGAGGGCTTCGAGTTACGGCTCATCAAGGCCAAGCCGGTGATGGGGCGGGGATTCGTTCAGGCGGCGACGGCCCTGCTGTCCCTCCCGATCGGCATCTGCCAGTCGATCGGCATCCTGTGCCGACGGCGGGCGGACCTCGTCATCGGCGTGGGCGGGTATACCAGTCCGGCGGTGCTCGTGGCGGCCTTTCTGTTGGGCATCCCGCGGGTCATTTTGGAACCCAACGCCTCTCCCGGCATGGCGAACACAGTCCTGGGGCCTTTCGCGCAGCGGGTGTTTCTGGCCTTCGAGTCCGCGGCCGGGGCCTTTGCGCCGTCGAAGGTCCGGGTGGTCGGAACGCCGATCCGGCGCGGGTTCTATGAAGAAGGCGAGGGGGGCACCCGTTGCATTCTTCGGAGCAACGGGTCCCCGGCGAGGGGCGAGCGGCAAGCAAGAGAGCTGGCTATGAGCGCTGAATCTGTCTCCCCTAGCCGCGAGCCTTGTGCCTTCCGCCTGCTGATTTTCGGCGGAAGCCAGGGAGCGAAGGCCATTAACTCGGCGATGATCGAGGCGTTGCCGGACTTGGCGGACATGCGAGAGCGCCTTGCGGTGACGCACCAGACGGGAGACGCGGACCATACCCGGGTCAGCGCCGCCTATCAAACGGCGGGATTCCGTGCGGAGGTCGTGCCGTTCCTCTACGACATGCCGCGGGTCTTGCGCGCGGCCGACCTGGTGGTTTCCCGTGCCGGCGCCATCACCATCGCCGAGGTCACCGCCTGCGGCAGGCCTGCGATTCTGATCCCGCTCCCGCAGGCGATCTACAACCACCAGGCGCGCAACGCGCAGGTCATGGAGTCGGCCGGGGCGGCCGTCGTGCTGACTCAGGCGGAGCTGACCGGACCGAAACTGGCGCGGGCGATCAAGGAGCTGTTGCAGGATCCGGAACGGTTGACCCGGATGAGCGCCAGGAGCCTGGCGATGGGGCGAACCGATGCGGCGGCGGCGATCGTGAAGGAATGTTACGCGCTGACGGGGGGAGATCATGAGACCGACCGGTCTGTTGGAGCGAGGAGCACGTGA
- the ftsW gene encoding putative lipid II flippase FtsW: MSQKTAGTLALPWPSSGRKIRKRVPVDRTLLVITAVLALLGLVMVFSASAVVAGNRFQDPGYFLKRQVAWLAFGFALLHVASRIDYAVWRKLALPILGLSAVLLILVLIPSVGVVAKGARRWLRLGPISVQPAEIVKLVSVIYLAAYLAKKEDKIRVFAKGFLPPLIVVGVLSGLVLLQPDLGTVVVMGLATVGMLFLGGARLMHLMGLILCALPVGLALVLGSSYRRQRLLTFLSPWKDASDAGFQVTQSFLAFGSGGPFGVGLGEGKQKLFFLPEAHTDFVLALVGEELGLIGTSAIILLFAIFLLKGFQIAGRARMPFGRHLGMGITLLVGIQALINAGVATGLLPTKGLTLPFVSYGGSSLVVNLVGVGLLLSISRDRQGGRQAGGHRSGYGNGSGG; the protein is encoded by the coding sequence ATGTCGCAAAAAACAGCCGGCACACTGGCGCTTCCGTGGCCGTCGTCCGGTCGGAAAATCCGCAAGCGGGTTCCCGTGGACCGTACCCTGCTGGTCATCACGGCGGTGCTCGCGCTGCTCGGACTCGTCATGGTGTTCAGCGCGAGCGCGGTCGTGGCAGGGAACCGGTTCCAGGATCCCGGCTATTTCCTGAAGCGGCAGGTGGCCTGGCTGGCCTTCGGCTTCGCGCTGCTGCACGTGGCTTCCCGCATCGACTACGCGGTCTGGCGGAAGTTGGCCCTGCCGATTCTGGGGCTTTCGGCCGTGCTCTTGATCTTGGTGTTGATCCCCTCGGTCGGCGTTGTGGCCAAGGGGGCGAGGCGCTGGCTGCGGCTGGGGCCGATTTCGGTGCAACCGGCGGAGATCGTCAAGCTGGTCTCGGTGATCTACCTGGCGGCGTATCTGGCGAAAAAAGAGGACAAGATTCGCGTGTTCGCCAAGGGGTTCCTGCCGCCGCTGATCGTCGTCGGCGTGCTGAGCGGGTTGGTGCTGCTGCAGCCAGACCTGGGGACTGTCGTCGTGATGGGACTGGCGACGGTGGGGATGTTGTTCTTGGGCGGGGCACGACTGATGCATCTGATGGGTCTGATTCTCTGCGCCCTGCCGGTCGGCTTGGCGTTGGTGCTGGGGTCGAGTTACCGGCGCCAACGGCTGTTGACGTTTCTCTCTCCATGGAAGGACGCCTCCGACGCCGGCTTTCAGGTCACCCAGTCGTTTCTGGCGTTCGGCAGCGGCGGTCCCTTCGGCGTCGGATTGGGAGAAGGCAAGCAAAAACTCTTCTTTCTTCCGGAAGCCCACACGGATTTTGTGCTGGCGTTGGTCGGCGAGGAATTGGGGTTGATCGGCACATCGGCGATCATTCTGCTGTTCGCGATCTTCCTGCTGAAGGGATTTCAGATCGCAGGACGGGCGCGGATGCCGTTCGGCCGGCATCTGGGGATGGGGATCACGCTTCTGGTCGGCATCCAGGCGCTGATCAACGCTGGCGTCGCCACCGGGCTGTTGCCGACGAAGGGGTTGACCTTGCCTTTCGTGAGTTATGGAGGCTCGTCGCTGGTGGTCAATCTGGTCGGCGTCGGTCTGCTGCTCAGCATTTCCCGTGATCGACAGGGAGGCCGGCAGGCTGGCGGGCACCGGAGCGGCTATGGGAACGGATCGGGCGGCTGA
- a CDS encoding FtsQ-type POTRA domain-containing protein translates to MTKKRISLRGRKKPAEGPRPNQRHGRGPEPGSAAWERRREERRRSLRRGLRFAGWLILSGLAVWGTSVVSRAAGPVIRQWFAIQAVTVQGLDRVTRQEILDRLSLKEDATLFSVHPQELADRLTAHPWIKTVEIRRVPFHELQVTVAERKPAAVVRTASGGWLTDDEGHVLSKLGGGDEPTLPLLTGIDSKGLLHGDPAARRATKAGVDLANLVAQTLGGRVEVDVGNPANLVASVHGVRFQFGRSPVDEQWERFRKIRPALRSVTFDEDGRGPSEIDLRYSGRVIVRERG, encoded by the coding sequence ATGACCAAGAAACGCATCTCACTGCGGGGGCGGAAGAAGCCGGCGGAGGGGCCCAGACCGAATCAACGGCACGGTCGCGGGCCTGAACCAGGAAGCGCGGCCTGGGAGCGGAGGCGCGAGGAGCGACGCCGTTCGCTTCGCCGGGGGCTTCGGTTCGCCGGGTGGCTGATACTGAGCGGATTGGCCGTGTGGGGAACTTCCGTTGTGTCGCGGGCGGCCGGTCCGGTCATCCGCCAATGGTTCGCAATCCAGGCCGTGACGGTGCAGGGGCTTGATCGCGTGACCAGGCAGGAGATTCTCGATCGGCTGTCGCTGAAGGAAGACGCGACGCTGTTTTCCGTGCACCCGCAGGAACTGGCTGATCGGCTCACCGCGCATCCCTGGATCAAAACGGTGGAGATTCGGCGTGTGCCGTTCCATGAGTTGCAAGTGACGGTCGCCGAACGCAAGCCGGCGGCGGTTGTCAGGACGGCCTCGGGAGGTTGGCTCACGGATGACGAAGGACATGTGTTGTCGAAGTTGGGAGGCGGCGACGAGCCGACGCTTCCGTTGCTGACCGGGATCGATTCCAAGGGCCTCTTGCACGGCGATCCCGCCGCCCGCCGCGCGACGAAGGCCGGCGTCGACCTGGCGAACCTGGTGGCCCAGACGCTCGGCGGCCGGGTGGAGGTGGACGTCGGGAATCCGGCCAATCTTGTCGCCTCCGTCCACGGCGTGCGATTCCAATTCGGACGGTCTCCAGTTGACGAGCAATGGGAGCGGTTCCGAAAGATCAGACCGGCGCTCCGCTCCGTGACGTTCGACGAAGACGGGCGCGGGCCCAGCGAGATCGACCTGCGCTATTCCGGTCGCGTGATCGTCCGAGAAAGGGGGTAA
- a CDS encoding D-alanine--D-alanine ligase, translating into MPLTRARIGVLMGGQSSEREVSLRTGQAVHRALVRRGYDAVPIDVGPSLYKDLQEHKIELAFLALHGPGGEDGAIQGFLETIGMPYTGCGVLASAMGMDKVTAKALLTQHGVPVPPGTVVKRGDAMSSGRVLRSAKLTWPVVVKPASQGSTIGVSVVRKPSQWKDALALAHRYDRRALVEAYIPGHEITVSLLGEGEEKVSALPAVEIVAPSGFYDYAAKYQKGKTRYLCPAPLSANVTRRLRELAVKTYEVFGCEGAVRVDFRVTPRGRPYVLELNTIPGMTETSLLPMAAAEAGIDYDALTERILESALRRAAHRRVWTG; encoded by the coding sequence ATGCCGCTGACCAGAGCCCGTATCGGCGTGCTGATGGGAGGCCAGTCCTCCGAGCGGGAAGTCTCGCTCCGGACCGGCCAAGCCGTCCACCGGGCTCTGGTCCGGCGCGGTTATGATGCGGTGCCGATCGATGTCGGGCCGTCTCTCTACAAGGATCTGCAGGAACACAAGATCGAGCTGGCCTTTTTGGCGCTCCACGGTCCGGGCGGCGAAGACGGCGCGATCCAAGGATTCCTGGAAACGATCGGCATGCCCTACACGGGGTGCGGGGTGCTGGCGAGCGCGATGGGGATGGACAAGGTGACGGCCAAAGCGCTGCTGACCCAACACGGTGTGCCGGTGCCTCCGGGAACGGTAGTTAAGCGAGGCGACGCGATGTCGAGCGGGCGCGTCCTCCGTTCGGCCAAGTTGACATGGCCCGTCGTCGTGAAACCGGCTTCGCAGGGATCGACCATCGGGGTGAGCGTCGTCCGCAAACCATCGCAGTGGAAGGACGCGCTGGCGCTCGCCCATCGGTACGACCGGCGGGCGCTGGTGGAGGCCTACATTCCGGGACACGAAATCACGGTCTCTCTGCTCGGTGAAGGAGAGGAAAAGGTCTCCGCCCTGCCGGCGGTGGAGATCGTGGCGCCGAGCGGGTTCTACGACTACGCCGCCAAATACCAGAAAGGGAAGACCCGGTACCTGTGTCCGGCCCCCCTGTCGGCGAACGTGACCCGCCGACTGCGAGAGTTGGCGGTGAAGACCTACGAGGTGTTCGGCTGTGAGGGCGCGGTGCGGGTGGATTTCCGCGTCACGCCGCGCGGACGTCCCTACGTGCTGGAGCTCAACACGATCCCGGGCATGACGGAGACGAGCCTGCTGCCGATGGCGGCGGCCGAGGCCGGGATCGACTATGACGCCTTGACCGAGCGGATTCTCGAGTCTGCGCTCAGACGCGCCGCGCATCGGCGAGTTTGGACCGGATGA
- the murB gene encoding UDP-N-acetylmuramate dehydrogenase, whose product MRDLRAVVAGIKGMVKFHAPLRDYTSFKIGGPADVLVEPADVEDVCRLARQATAAKVPIFVIGGTNLLVRDKGIRGVVVSLSRLRAIKDEPHHIVYAEGGVGMPTLIGHAIRRSLSGLEWAAGIPGTVAGCVVMNAGTRLGEMQSAVKAVRIVDPKGRLVERPASHIEFGYRRAKLPKGIVVGVWLQLKPGSRQEIERVVKDYLRYRKDTQPLTLPNAGCVFKNPGKEPAGKLIEAAGLKGARIGDAQVSEKHGNFIVNRGQARAADVIALIKKVGREVERRTGVTLELELKIVGQT is encoded by the coding sequence ATGCGCGACCTTCGCGCGGTCGTCGCCGGCATCAAGGGCATGGTGAAATTTCATGCGCCGCTGCGGGACTACACCTCGTTCAAGATCGGAGGGCCGGCGGATGTGCTCGTGGAGCCGGCCGATGTCGAAGACGTCTGCCGGTTGGCGAGACAGGCGACCGCGGCCAAGGTTCCGATCTTCGTCATCGGCGGGACCAACCTGCTGGTGCGGGACAAGGGCATCCGCGGCGTGGTCGTCAGTCTGTCCCGGCTCAGGGCGATCAAGGACGAGCCGCATCACATCGTCTATGCGGAAGGGGGCGTCGGCATGCCGACGCTGATCGGCCATGCGATCCGCCGTTCGCTCTCGGGGCTCGAATGGGCGGCGGGAATCCCCGGCACGGTGGCGGGCTGCGTGGTGATGAACGCGGGCACGAGGCTCGGTGAAATGCAATCGGCGGTGAAAGCGGTGCGGATCGTAGATCCCAAGGGGCGCCTCGTCGAGCGCCCCGCGTCGCACATTGAATTCGGCTACCGACGCGCGAAGTTGCCGAAAGGAATCGTCGTGGGCGTGTGGCTTCAGCTCAAGCCCGGTTCCCGCCAGGAGATCGAGCGGGTGGTCAAAGACTACCTGCGTTATCGCAAGGACACGCAGCCGTTGACGCTGCCCAACGCCGGCTGCGTGTTCAAAAACCCTGGAAAAGAGCCGGCCGGGAAGCTGATCGAGGCGGCGGGGCTCAAGGGAGCGCGCATCGGCGACGCCCAGGTGTCCGAGAAGCACGGCAACTTCATCGTGAACCGGGGACAGGCGCGGGCGGCGGACGTGATCGCGTTGATCAAGAAAGTCGGCCGCGAAGTGGAACGGCGGACCGGCGTCACCCTGGAATTGGAATTGAAGATCGTTGGCCAAACGTAG
- the murC gene encoding UDP-N-acetylmuramate--L-alanine ligase, whose amino-acid sequence MFRKTQHIHLVGIGGAGMSGIAEVLLTLGYKVTGSDLHESETTRRLQELGGRIFIGHQASNVGEAQVVVISSAVAPTNPEVAEARVRKIPVIPRAEMLAELMRLKYGIAIAGAHGKTTTTSMVASVLAQGGLDPTIVIGGKVNALGSHARLGRGDLLVAEADESDGSFLRLSPTIVAVTNIDREHLDHYGSMERLNESFLEFINKVPFYGLAVLCTDDQRIRSLLPRVVKRYQTYGLQEQEGAPPDFRATDIALKQWGAEFRAYFRGKNLGPFRLATPGVHNVSNALAAIAVGMELDVPIDLIRKGLAAFTGVERRFHLRGEQGGVMVVDDYGHHPTEIKATLAAAKQGWDRRVIVLFQPHRYTRTRDLIDEFAHAFDRADVLFVTDIYAAGEQPIPGVSGEKLAATVRAAGHPSVIWVERKETLPDQVLPVLKPGDLVITLGAGDIWKAGLGLLDRLASSAQP is encoded by the coding sequence ATGTTCAGGAAGACGCAACATATTCATCTGGTGGGGATCGGCGGAGCCGGCATGAGCGGCATCGCCGAGGTCCTCCTGACGTTGGGCTACAAGGTGACGGGCTCCGATCTCCATGAATCCGAAACGACCAGGCGACTGCAGGAGCTCGGCGGCCGCATCTTCATCGGCCACCAGGCGTCCAACGTGGGTGAGGCGCAGGTGGTGGTGATTTCTTCGGCCGTCGCCCCGACCAATCCCGAAGTGGCGGAAGCCAGGGTCAGGAAGATTCCGGTCATTCCGCGCGCCGAAATGCTGGCCGAACTGATGCGGTTGAAGTACGGCATCGCGATCGCCGGCGCGCACGGCAAAACCACGACGACCTCGATGGTCGCGAGCGTGCTGGCGCAGGGCGGACTCGACCCGACGATCGTCATCGGCGGCAAAGTGAACGCGCTCGGCAGCCACGCGCGCCTGGGGCGCGGGGATCTCCTCGTGGCCGAAGCGGACGAAAGCGACGGCTCTTTCCTGAGGCTGTCGCCGACCATCGTCGCGGTGACGAACATCGACCGGGAGCATCTCGATCATTACGGCTCGATGGAGCGGCTCAACGAGAGCTTTCTGGAGTTCATCAACAAAGTCCCGTTCTACGGATTAGCGGTCCTCTGCACCGATGACCAGCGGATCCGGTCGCTCCTGCCTCGGGTCGTGAAGCGCTACCAGACCTACGGATTGCAGGAGCAGGAAGGCGCGCCGCCGGACTTTCGGGCGACGGACATTGCGTTGAAGCAATGGGGCGCCGAGTTTCGGGCGTATTTCCGCGGAAAAAATCTCGGGCCCTTCCGCTTGGCGACGCCGGGCGTGCACAACGTCTCCAACGCGCTGGCGGCCATCGCGGTCGGGATGGAACTCGACGTGCCGATCGACCTGATCCGCAAGGGACTGGCCGCCTTCACCGGGGTGGAACGCCGCTTCCACCTGCGGGGCGAGCAGGGTGGGGTCATGGTGGTGGACGACTACGGCCATCACCCCACGGAAATCAAGGCGACGCTGGCCGCGGCGAAGCAGGGTTGGGACCGCCGGGTGATCGTGCTCTTTCAGCCGCATCGGTACACCCGCACGCGGGACCTGATCGACGAGTTCGCCCATGCCTTCGACCGGGCCGATGTGCTGTTCGTGACGGACATCTATGCGGCGGGCGAGCAGCCGATCCCCGGCGTGTCCGGCGAGAAGTTGGCGGCCACCGTGCGGGCCGCCGGCCATCCCTCGGTGATCTGGGTGGAACGGAAAGAGACGCTACCGGATCAGGTGCTGCCGGTGCTCAAGCCGGGCGATCTCGTCATCACGCTGGGCGCCGGAGATATCTGGAAAGCCGGACTGGGATTGTTGGATCGATTGGCATCATCGGCTCAACCATGA